The genomic segment TCCCACCGCGAAGTGGTGCGCAATATTGGCCAGCTCGATACCATGAGCGTAACCATGCGGTGGCAAATCAGCATCTGAGCGGCAATAACGATACCTGGAAAAAGAAAGTAGGTTATCACCGGCGTTCACTGGCTGAAACGGCCATGTTCCGGTTTAAAACACTTCTGGGTGGTCATCTGAGTCTGCATGACTATGACGCGCAGGTAGGTGAGACAATGGCAATGGTTAAAGCACTTAACCGGATCACACTGTTAGGAATGCCAAACAGCGTCCGCATCATGTAACAATCGCCCTGATAGGAAGGAAGTCGTCACAAATTTCGGATTTATTCAACAAAGCGTGGAGGCGCTACAAAAACAGTGTTTATAAAGATTGCCATGACAATGTGGCTCGCTATTATGACAAGATACAAAAAGAGAAATTTGATTATGTCATCATTGGTGAAGTCTGGAACCATTATACAAGTGACAATATCATAAATAAACTCGGGGATGCGCGTTCAGAGGCGTTGTCCAGACAACGCATTGAAGTCGTGATGAGAAAGGCGATGGGTATCATAATTAAATCAGGCGCAAAGCCCGTTATTATAAAAACAATCTATATTGCACCCAAAGAATACGTACCATGCTTTTATCAAAACGTCAAATTAAGAGCACACAATAAAGACGCATCTTGTGAACGTGGTGTATGGAATGGTGATGGTAGTGACTGGTTCAATCAGCTTTTTAAGCAATTAAAAACTGAATATCCTTCCCTTATTATTATTGACCCGAAGCGCGTACAATGCTCGGGGAAAAACTGTGTAACAGAAATTGATGGGATCCCTATTTACCAGTGATTACTGGCATCTTACAGATCACGCTTCTTTTATTTTTGGGCTTTGTTGAATAAATCGAACTTTTAGGTGACTGGCGGCTCTGATCACTACATTCGTTTCAACATCAGGTCCCCATGGCAAAGCAAAAGTTTAAAATCACCAACTGGCCCGCATACAACAATGCGCTCAGGCAGCGGGGGGACATGACAGTATGGCTTGATGAGTCAGCCATTGCTGCATGGACTGAGAGTACACCACCTGAACATCGTGGCCGGCGACCCTGTACACGATTCTGTGTAAATGCCTTTTCTCAGAAGTGACCGTCCAGGCGGTCACCGAACTCGATAATAAAGCGGCTCATTGCCATGCGCCAGTCCCTCAAAGGCATTGTCCATTTCTGTGAGGCCGCCTGTATCGTCAGCCACACCACCTTTTTCACTGCGTCGTCGGTCGGGAACACCTTGCGCTTTTTGATGGCATGCCGGATCACGCTGTTTAACGACTCGATGGCATTGGTCGTGTAGATCACCTTGCGGATGTCCGTTGGGTAGGCAAAGAACGTGGCCAGATTGGCCCAGTTTGCCTGCCAGCTTCGACTTATTTGCGGGTAGCGGATGTCCCAGGCACTGGAGAACGCTTCCAGCGCCTGCAAGCCGGCTTCTTCCGTAGGGGCCTGATAGATAGCTTTTAGGTCGCGGGTGACGGCCTTGTAGTCCTTCCAGGAGACGAACCGCAGGCTGTTGCGCACCATATGCACGATACACAGCTGGAGCCGCGCCTCCGGATACACCGCGTTAATAGCGTCAGGGAAACCTTTCAGCCCGTCTACGCAGGCGATAAGGATATCGTTCAGGCCGCGGTTTTTCAGCTCTGTCAGCACGTTCAGCCAGAACTTTGCGCCTTCATTTTCGGCCAGCCACATACCTAGCAACTCTTTCTGGCCTTCGATGTTGATGCCCAGCGCCAGGAACACAGATTTGTTGATGATGCGGCTGTCCTGCCGGACTTTTAGAACGATACAGTCAAGATAAACAATGGGATAGACTGCATCCAGAGGCCGGTTTTGCCATTCAACAACCTGCTCCATGACCGCATCGGTGACCTTTGAGACCAGCGCCGGCGAGACATCGGCGTCATACAGCTCCTTGAACGCGGCGGCGATCTCGCGGGTGGTCATCCCTTTGGCGTACAACGATAAAATCTGGTTATCCATCCCGGTAATCCGGGTCTGGTTCTTCTTCATCAGTTGCGGTTCAAAGGAACCGTCACGATCGCGCGGAGTACGCAGCGCCAGCGGGCCATCGCCAGTGGTAACGGTTTTTGTGGAATAGCCGTTGCGGGCGTTGGTCCCCGGTTTAGGCTGATTTTTATCGTAGCCGAGGTGATGGGTCATTTCGGCATTGAGAGCTGCTTCGACGCTGATTTTTTTCAGCAGCCGATCGAAGTGACTGAGTTCTTCAGGGGTTTTGAGATTTTTGGCCAGTTCGTTAGCCAGAGCCTGCAACTGTTTTTCGTCCATAAATTAACCTGTTTTTGATGTTGGATTGAACATATCAAAATCAGGCAAATACACAAATTTCTAAACAGGCTCACATTGGTGATTATACGCCAGAGCCAGTTTCTACTTCAACAAAAGCCAAGCACCTTGTATTGATGAAATCAATCATGCGGGCCGCTGAACGTGAATGGAAGTGGATAGAAAAATCACCTGTTATCAAAGTTCCACAAGAGAAAAATAAGCGGGTACGGTGGCTCGAACCCGCAGAAGCCCAAAGGCTAATTGAAGAATGTCCTGAACCTCTGAAGTCTATCGTAGAATTCGCATTATCAACAGGTCTTCGCCGTTCTAACATTGTCAATCTAAAGTGGCAGCAGATAGATATGCAGCGCAAAGTCGCTTGGGTGCATCCGGAAGAGAGTAAGTCAGGGCGAGCTATCGGAGTTGCGTTGAATGATATGGCGTGTGCAGTGCTGAGGCGACAAATAGGACATCATCATAATTTGGTGTTCGTCCATACGACAGCAGTTAAAAGAAATGATGGCACGACTACAGCATCAGTACGAAAAATGCGTGTTGATTCAAATACAGCTTGGAGAGCGGCGCTGAGACGTGCAGGAATCGAAAACTTCCGGTTTCATGATCTGCGTCACACCTGGGCAAGCTGGTTAGTTCAGTCAGGGGTGCCCCTGTCTGCATTGCAGGAAATGGGAGGGTGGGAGTCTATAGAAATGGTACAGCGTTATGCGCACCTAGCCCCGAACCATCTTACAGTGCATGCACGGCAAATTGATGCGATTTTTGACGGTCGCGTCCCAAATCCGTCCCACTGCGAAAAAGTGGTCATTGAGAAAAACAGCTAACTCATTGATTTTAAATGGTACGCCCTACTGGACTCGAACCAGTGACCTACGGCTTAGAAGGCCGTTGCTCTATCCAACTGAGCTAAGGGCGCACAACGGAAACCGCGGCGGTGAATGCGGTTTGGATTATACGGAGGTAAGCGTTTGAGTCAATGGCTTTTCTGTCCGTTGTTCTGTTGGTAAAAGGTCAGGATGCATTCTGTGCCTGACAGCGGGGTGCGCTTCTGCCAAAATAGCGCCCTCAGCCCGATTACAATGACGGATTTCCGATTCAGATGGTAGCGAAAATAATTGATGGTAAGGCCGTTGCCCAGCAGGTCAGAAGTGAAGTGGCCGCGCGGGTACAGGAGCGCCTCAAGGCGAGCAAGCGTGCGCCCGGACTGGCGGTAGTGCTGGTCGGCGGCGATCCCGCCTCGCAGATTTATGTTGCCAGCAAACGCAAAGCCTGTGAAGACGTCGGTTTTATCTCCCTTTCCTATGATCTGCCGAGCACGGTCACGGAGGCGGAATTACTGGCGCTGATTGATCGGCTGAATGCCGACCGCCGCGTGGACGGCATATTGGTGCAACTGCCGCTGCCGGCGGGGATTGATAATATCAGCGTGCTGGAGCGTATCGCGCCAGATAAAGATGTAGACGGTTTCCATCCCTATAATGTCGGCCGTCTGTGCCAACGCGCGCCGCTGCTGCGACCCTGTACCCCGCGCGGCATTGTGACGTTGCTCGAGCGCTATCGCATCGATACCTTTGGCCTCAATGCCGTTGTGGTTGGCGCGTCCAATATTGTCGGCCGGCCCATGAGTCTTGAGCTGTTGCTGGCGGGCTGTACGGTAACCGTCACCCACCGTTTCACGCACGATTTACGGCATCATATCGAAAATGCCGATCTGCTGGTGGTGGCGGTGGGCAAAGCGAGCTTTATTCCCGGCGAGTGGATCAAACCCGGTGCGGTAGTCATGGATGTCGGGATTAATCGTCTGGACAGCGGCAAAGTGGTTGGCGACGTGGATTATGCCAGCGCCGCCGAGCGCGCCGCCTACATTACGCCGGTGCCCGGCGGCGTGGGCCCGATGACGGTGGCCACGCTGATTCAGAATACCTTGCAGGCCTGCGAGGATTATCATGATACGTCTGCGCCGGAGGCTTAACCATGACGACGTTTTCCCTTGAAGGGCACCCCTATATCGCATTATGCGATCTTCTGAAAATTTCGGGCTGGTGCGATAGCGGCGCGGCGGCCAAGTTGGTCATTGATGAGGGCCGGGTCACGGTAAACGACGTGGTGGAAACCCGCCGACGCTGTAAGATCACCGCCGGGCAGCGCGTCGCCTACGCCGGTCAGCAGGTCACGATCGCGGACTAACCGGCGGGAGAAGCGTTATAGCCGGTCCCCGCTGTCCAAGTAGGGGAACGGCGCGGGCCGTCGAGGGCCAGCGCCGGCCTATACCTTTAACCGCGGCGCCAGGTCGTACCCTGGGGGCCGTCTTCCAGCACGATGCCCAGCGCGGTAAGTTTATCCCGGGCCTCATCCGCCAGTGCCCACTGCCGGGCTTTGCGCGCGTCGTTGCGCTGCTGAATTAACGCGGTTATCTCGGCATTCTCATCCACGTCGCCGCCGGCGCCCTGCTGCAAGAAGGCGGCGGGGTCCTGCTCAAGCAGCCCCAGCACGCCGGCCAGCTGGCGTAACGTCGCCGCCATACCCTGCGCCGCCGCCGGCTGCTCGCTTTTCAAGCGGTTCACCTCGCGGGCGATGTCGAACAGGACAGAATAGGCTTCCGGGGTATTAAAGTCGTCATCCATCGCCGCAGTAAACTGCGCCACGAAGTTTTCACCGCCGGCGGGCGCAGCTGCCGCATCGGTGCCGCGCAGGGCGGTATACAGGCGCTCAAGGGCGGCCCGCGTCTGTTTGAGATTCTCTTCGCTGTAATTAAGCTGGCTGCGGTAATGGCCGGACATCAGAAAATAGCGCACCGTTTCGGCGTCGTAATAGCGCAGGACGTCGCGCACGGTAAAAAAGTTGCCCAGGGATTTGGACATCTTCTCTCGATCGACCATCACCATCCCGGCGTGCATCCACACATTGACATAAGGGCCGTCGTGAGCACAGGTGGACTGTGCGATTTCATTTTCATGATGCGGGAAAATCAGGTCCGAACCGCCGCCGTGGATGTCAAAATGATGGCCAAGCTGCCGGCTGTTCATGGCCGAACACTCAATGTGCCAGCCAGGCCGGCCGTCGCCCCACGGCGATGGCCAACTCGGCTCGCCGGGCTTCGACATTTTCCACAGTACGAAGTCCATGGGGTTGCGTTTTACTTCGGCGACTTCGACGCGAGCGCCGGCCTGGAGCTGCGCCAGATCCTGGCGAGACAACAGGCCATAATCGCTGTCGCTGTCCACGGCGAACATCACATCACCGTTGGTGGCCACATAGGCATGTTCTCTGGCGAGAAGCTGCCCCACTAGTTCAATAATCACGTCCATATAGTACGTGGCGCGCGGTTCATGATCGGGACGCAAAATATTCAGCTGATCGAAATCGAGATGCATCTCTTGGATCATGCGATCGGTAAACTGATGAAAGGGCTCACCGTTTTCCGCGGCGCGGCGGATAATTTTATCTTCAATATCGGTAATATTGCGGACATAATTGACCTCATAACCACGATAGCGCAGATAGCGGGTAACGACGTCAAAGGCGACGAAAGTGCGCCCATGGCCGATGTGGCAGAGGTCATACACGGTAATGCCGCACACATACATACCGACTTTACCGACATGGATAGGTTTAAATTCCTCTTTTTGGCGTGTCAGGGTGTTAAAAATCTTTAGCATCGAAAATCATTCCATGTGTCTGCGGATTGCGCATGTAGAGCGGCCAGCGGTAAAGGTCAATAAACCTAACGGGGTATTGAACCCTGAAGCCGCAGCTATTGCAAGGGTATGCCCGGAATTCCCCGCGCTTGACGCGGTGCTGTCATTCGGCGGACGGAGGGAAACGGGGGACGATGCTGACTCTATGCCAGAGTTATGCTATAAAACCCCTCTGCCCGTACACTTTGTATGAATGCAATTCATCAGACTTTCAGGACATTAAATATGGTTACTTTACATACCAATCACGGCGATATCGTTATCAAAACCTTTGCGGAAAAAGCGCCGTTAACCGTTGAGAATTTCCTCAATTATTGCCGCAGCGGGTTTTATGACAACACCATTTTCCGTCGCGTGATTAATGGTTTCATGATCCAGGGCGGCGGCTTTGTCCCCGGTATGGAACATAAGGCGACCCAGGCGCCGGTAAAAAACGAAGCCAATAATGGTCTGAAAAACAATCGCGGTACGCTGGCGATGGCCCGTACCAACGATCCGCATTCTGCCACCGCGCAATTTTTTATCAACGTGGTGGATAATGACTTCCTGAATTTCCGTTCTGAGCGTCCCGACGGCTGGGAATATTGTGTCTTCGCCGAAGTGACCGAGGGTCTGGACGTGGTGGATAAAATCAAAGGCGTCGCGACCGGCCGCAGCGGGATGCACCAGGATGTACCGAAAGACGACGTCATCATTACCCATGTGACGATCGCGGAGTAACCTTAGCCGCATGTCAACGCTGTTCGTCGCGGATATTCATCTTTGCGCACAAGAGCCGGCGATTACCGCCGGTTTTCTGCATTTTCTACGTACCCGCGCCCGCGCCGCGCAAGCATTGTATATTCTTGGCGACCTGTTTGAGGTGTGGATAGGCGATGATGATCCCAATCCGCTGCATCACGAGATCGCCGTCGCACTACGGGCGCTGGGTCAACGCGGTATTCCCTGCTATTTCATTCACGGTAATCGTGATTTCCTGCTTGGCCAGCGCTACGCCAGCGCCTGCGGTATGACGCTGCTGCCCGCGCAGCAGGTTATGCAGCTTGACGGGCTTCGGGTGGTGATATTGCATGGCGACACGCTGTGTACCGACGATAGCGATTATCAGCGTTTTCGCCGCCGGGTGCATCAACGCTGGCTGCAGCGGCTGTTTCTGTCGCAGCCGCTGCGGCTGCGGCTGCGCATCGCCGACAGGATGCGCGCCAATAGTCTCCATGCCAACTCCGGGAAAACCGCCGATATCATGGACGTCAACGCGCAGGCGGTCATGACGGTGCTGGCGCACACCGGCGCGACGGTGATGATCCATGGCCATACCCACCGG from the Candidatus Sodalis pierantonius str. SOPE genome contains:
- the folD gene encoding bifunctional methylenetetrahydrofolate dehydrogenase/methenyltetrahydrofolate cyclohydrolase FolD; this translates as MVAKIIDGKAVAQQVRSEVAARVQERLKASKRAPGLAVVLVGGDPASQIYVASKRKACEDVGFISLSYDLPSTVTEAELLALIDRLNADRRVDGILVQLPLPAGIDNISVLERIAPDKDVDGFHPYNVGRLCQRAPLLRPCTPRGIVTLLERYRIDTFGLNAVVVGASNIVGRPMSLELLLAGCTVTVTHRFTHDLRHHIENADLLVVAVGKASFIPGEWIKPGAVVMDVGINRLDSGKVVGDVDYASAAERAAYITPVPGGVGPMTVATLIQNTLQACEDYHDTSAPEA
- a CDS encoding UDP-2,3-diacylglucosamine diphosphatase yields the protein MSTLFVADIHLCAQEPAITAGFLHFLRTRARAAQALYILGDLFEVWIGDDDPNPLHHEIAVALRALGQRGIPCYFIHGNRDFLLGQRYASACGMTLLPAQQVMQLDGLRVVILHGDTLCTDDSDYQRFRRRVHQRWLQRLFLSQPLRLRLRIADRMRANSLHANSGKTADIMDVNAQAVMTVLAHTGATVMIHGHTHRPAIHELPGERRRAVLGAWHLQGSAIEVTAKGVTLHEFPFGG
- a CDS encoding IS256-like element ISSoEn2 family transposase — translated: MDEKQLQALANELAKNLKTPEELSHFDRLLKKISVEAALNAEMTHHLGYDKNQPKPGTNARNGYSTKTVTTGDGPLALRTPRDRDGSFEPQLMKKNQTRITGMDNQILSLYAKGMTTREIAAAFKELYDADVSPALVSKVTDAVMEQVVEWQNRPLDAVYPIVYLDCIVLKVRQDSRIINKSVFLALGINIEGQKELLGMWLAENEGAKFWLNVLTELKNRGLNDILIACVDGLKGFPDAINAVYPEARLQLCIVHMVRNSLRFVSWKDYKAVTRDLKAIYQAPTEEAGLQALEAFSSAWDIRYPQISRSWQANWANLATFFAYPTDIRKVIYTTNAIESLNSVIRHAIKKRKVFPTDDAVKKVVWLTIQAASQKWTMPLRDWRMAMSRFIIEFGDRLDGHF
- the ybcJ gene encoding ribosome-associated protein YbcJ, coding for MTTFSLEGHPYIALCDLLKISGWCDSGAAAKLVIDEGRVTVNDVVETRRRCKITAGQRVAYAGQQVTIAD
- the cysS gene encoding cysteine--tRNA ligase produces the protein MLKIFNTLTRQKEEFKPIHVGKVGMYVCGITVYDLCHIGHGRTFVAFDVVTRYLRYRGYEVNYVRNITDIEDKIIRRAAENGEPFHQFTDRMIQEMHLDFDQLNILRPDHEPRATYYMDVIIELVGQLLAREHAYVATNGDVMFAVDSDSDYGLLSRQDLAQLQAGARVEVAEVKRNPMDFVLWKMSKPGEPSWPSPWGDGRPGWHIECSAMNSRQLGHHFDIHGGGSDLIFPHHENEIAQSTCAHDGPYVNVWMHAGMVMVDREKMSKSLGNFFTVRDVLRYYDAETVRYFLMSGHYRSQLNYSEENLKQTRAALERLYTALRGTDAAAAPAGGENFVAQFTAAMDDDFNTPEAYSVLFDIAREVNRLKSEQPAAAQGMAATLRQLAGVLGLLEQDPAAFLQQGAGGDVDENAEITALIQQRNDARKARQWALADEARDKLTALGIVLEDGPQGTTWRRG
- the ppiB gene encoding peptidylprolyl isomerase B: MVTLHTNHGDIVIKTFAEKAPLTVENFLNYCRSGFYDNTIFRRVINGFMIQGGGFVPGMEHKATQAPVKNEANNGLKNNRGTLAMARTNDPHSATAQFFINVVDNDFLNFRSERPDGWEYCVFAEVTEGLDVVDKIKGVATGRSGMHQDVPKDDVIITHVTIAE
- a CDS encoding SGNH hydrolase domain-containing protein translates to MSDLFNKAWRRYKNSVYKDCHDNVARYYDKIQKEKFDYVIIGEVWNHYTSDNIINKLGDARSEALSRQRIEVVMRKAMGIIIKSGAKPVIIKTIYIAPKEYVPCFYQNVKLRAHNKDASCERGVWNGDGSDWFNQLFKQLKTEYPSLIIIDPKRVQCSGKNCVTEIDGIPIYQ